The following proteins come from a genomic window of Telopea speciosissima isolate NSW1024214 ecotype Mountain lineage unplaced genomic scaffold, Tspe_v1 Tspe_v1.0014, whole genome shotgun sequence:
- the LOC122647213 gene encoding uncharacterized protein LOC122647213 gives MPTVEQYAGTTDPEDHLETFKSLLFFQGASDAIMCRAFHSTLNGAAWQWFSQLPPWSLSNFTDLGRAFLAHFVSSRVHKMTTANLLAIKQCPNESIRGFLTRFNKEALEVQNLDSIVEFQALRSGIRDAELKKSLIMDEPGDMYELFSRCEKYINLAEVLAAEKEDKAEKKVQEKEEIPREAGAKRHRDDRDGGRKKDDRKVWVPRATDLGSEPVYTALTHTRAYILNEIKDQVTLQWPTKMVKPAHECNKSKYCLFHQDHGHDTKECRQLKDELEALTQRGRLGRFVKKEGNECKPDYRAREPKETPRPSTQAEKGGLPRGKPHTENVPLREITTIFCGPGMAGETSNS, from the coding sequence ATGCCAACTGTAGAACAATATGCTGGCACCACGGATCCAGAAGATCACTTGGAAACCTTCAAGTCCCTCTTGTTCTTTCAAGGCGCCTCTGATGCTATAATGTGCAGGGCTTTCCACTCCACCCTGAATGGAGCGGCGTGGCAATGGTTCTCTCAGCTCCCTCCATGGTCTCTTTCCAATTTCACCGACTTGGGAcgggccttcttggctcactttgTGAGTAGTAGGGTTCATAAGATGACAACCGCTAATCTACTGGCCATAAAGCAATGCCCCAATGAGTccattaggggttttcttaCCCGGTTCAATAAAGAGGCTTTGGAAGTGCAAAATTTGGATTCAATAGTGGAGTTCCAGGCGCTGCGTAGCGGAATACGAGATGCCGAGTTGAAAAAATCATTGATCATGGATGAACCAGGAGATATGTATGAATTGTTTTCTAGATGTGAAAAATATATCAATTTGGCAGAAGTTCTTGCAGCCGAGAAAGAAGATAAAGCTGAGAAGAAAGTTCAAGAAAAGGAGGAGATCCCTCGCGAAGCTGGTGCAAAGCGTCATCGAGATGATAGAGATGgcggaagaaagaaagatgataGGAAAGTTTGGGTTCCCAGAGCTACTGATTTGGGATCCGAGCCAGTCTATACAGCCCTGACTCATACCCGAGCATATATACTAAATGAAATTAAAGATCAAGTGACCCTACAGTGGCCGACCAAGATGGTTAAACCGGCGCATGAGTGCAACAAAAGCAAGTACTGTCTCTTTCATCAAGATCATGGTCACGATACCAAGGAGTGCAGACAGCTGAAAGATGAGCTTGAGGCTCTCACTCAAAGAGGGCGCCTAGGTCGATTTGTCaagaaagaaggaaatgaaTGCAAGCCTGATTACCGTGCTCGGGAGCCAAAAGAAACTCCAAGGCCATCCACACAAGCTGAAAAAGGAGGACTCCCCCGAGGTAAGCCCCATACTGAGAATGTACCCTTAAGGGAAATAACCACCATATTTTGTGGACCTGGTATGGCAGGGGAAACCTCAAATTCCTAA